Proteins co-encoded in one Armatimonadota bacterium genomic window:
- a CDS encoding DUF364 domain-containing protein, giving the protein MGVIEAWQDDLAQVLAGEALPVRDVRVGVFYTAAQLATGHVGLAFTPRGLGDTVCCPRSAAAAPPAGRLAGQDAWALAAYATSPVPLRRAVGVAVLNALSALAMERYGIPGGRLLPGVDALDAAAVGSSDRVAMVGAFTPFLKALKGRVAALWVIDRHRDALRDDEQHLWWPPERARDVLGAASVALITGSALVEGGIDELLDAARGARRVVLAGPTASPWPRPFFARGVDVLGGIRATDGNRLLQIVGEGGSGYFFEAAAEKVCIVRDAPSAAQVA; this is encoded by the coding sequence ATGGGCGTCATCGAAGCCTGGCAGGACGACCTGGCGCAGGTGCTCGCCGGCGAAGCACTGCCCGTGCGCGACGTCAGGGTCGGCGTCTTCTACACCGCGGCGCAGCTCGCTACCGGGCACGTGGGCCTGGCATTCACGCCCCGGGGCCTTGGCGACACCGTGTGCTGTCCCCGCTCGGCGGCTGCCGCGCCGCCGGCGGGGCGGCTGGCCGGACAGGACGCCTGGGCACTGGCCGCCTACGCCACCTCGCCGGTGCCGCTGCGCCGGGCCGTCGGCGTGGCCGTGCTGAACGCCCTCTCGGCGCTGGCCATGGAGCGCTATGGCATTCCCGGCGGCCGCCTGCTGCCCGGTGTCGACGCGCTGGACGCCGCCGCCGTCGGATCCAGCGACCGCGTGGCGATGGTCGGCGCGTTCACGCCGTTCCTCAAGGCCCTCAAGGGCCGGGTGGCCGCGCTGTGGGTGATCGACCGCCACCGCGACGCGCTGCGCGACGACGAACAGCACCTGTGGTGGCCGCCCGAGCGCGCCCGCGACGTGCTGGGGGCCGCGAGCGTTGCGCTCATCACCGGCTCGGCGCTGGTGGAGGGCGGGATCGACGAGTTGCTGGACGCCGCGCGCGGCGCCCGCCGTGTGGTGCTGGCCGGGCCCACCGCCTCACCCTGGCCACGGCCGTTCTTCGCCCGTGGCGTCGACGTGCTGGGTGGCATCAGGGCGACCGACGGCAACCGGCTGCTGCAGATCGTCGGGGAAGGAGGCTCGGGCTACTTCTTCGAGGCCGCCGCCGAGAAGGTATGCATCGTACGCGACGCGCCGTCGGCCGCGCAGGTGGCGTGA
- a CDS encoding AbrB/MazE/SpoVT family DNA-binding domain-containing protein, translating to MIVTRIGRRGTVVIPSSIRRRFDLQEGSLVIAEERDEGVLIRPAAAVPVEIYSPQRRAEFLLSNAVDEEDYAQAVAEVRKMGLDPDQIPHRRPPKA from the coding sequence ATGATCGTCACTCGCATCGGACGACGAGGAACCGTGGTGATTCCGTCGTCGATCCGACGTCGTTTCGACTTGCAGGAAGGGTCCCTTGTCATTGCCGAGGAGCGGGACGAAGGGGTACTCATCCGACCGGCCGCGGCGGTGCCTGTGGAGATCTACAGCCCGCAGCGTCGGGCGGAGTTCCTTCTTTCAAACGCGGTAGACGAGGAGGACTACGCCCAGGCGGTGGCTGAGGTGCGCAAGATGGGACTGGATCCGGACCAGATCCCCCACCGCCGCCCCCCGAAAGCATAG
- the cimA gene encoding citramalate synthase yields the protein MSRIAIYDTTLRDGTQAAGVAFSVDDKVRIARLLDELGVDYIEGGWPGSNPRDLAFFAQARHLVWRHARIAAFGSTRRPGVRAEADENLRLLLEAGTPVVTIFGKSWDLHVRAALRTTLDENLAMIADSVAYLRAAGREVIYDAEHFFDGLRANADYALATVRAARDAGAACVVLCDTNGGSLPAQVRAGVERVVRVVGGPVGIHTHNDSELAVANALVAVEAGCTHVQGTINGYGERCGNANLCSVVANLRLKLGYEALHPEALARLREVSHLVAELANLAPNDYQPYVGTNAFAHKGGVHVSAVMVDPAMYEHVPPAAVGNTRRVVMSDLSGRANVLYKADELGLALDRDHPGVQAALQDLKRLEHEGYQFEGAEASFELLLRRRALAHRPAFEIKAFHVAVDHDGGQCAARAIVRVSVRGEEAGASAEGNGPVHALDRALRAALERFHPELARVRLVDYKVRVLNAEAATAARVRVLITSTDGTRRWGTVGVSENVVAASAQALADSLEYALLVGAVQRA from the coding sequence ATGAGCCGTATTGCGATCTACGACACGACCCTGCGCGACGGCACGCAGGCGGCCGGCGTGGCCTTCTCGGTGGACGACAAGGTGCGCATCGCCCGGCTGCTCGACGAGCTCGGCGTCGATTACATCGAAGGCGGCTGGCCCGGCAGCAACCCCCGGGACCTGGCGTTCTTCGCCCAGGCCCGCCACCTCGTCTGGCGACACGCGCGCATCGCCGCCTTCGGCAGCACGCGGCGGCCCGGCGTGCGGGCCGAGGCCGACGAGAACCTGCGGCTGCTGCTCGAGGCCGGCACGCCGGTCGTCACCATCTTTGGGAAGTCGTGGGACCTGCACGTGCGGGCGGCGCTGCGCACCACGCTCGACGAGAACCTGGCGATGATCGCCGACTCGGTGGCCTACCTGCGCGCCGCCGGCCGCGAGGTGATCTACGACGCCGAGCACTTCTTCGACGGGCTGCGGGCCAACGCCGACTACGCCCTGGCTACCGTGCGGGCGGCGCGCGACGCCGGCGCCGCATGCGTCGTGCTCTGCGACACCAACGGCGGCAGCCTGCCCGCGCAGGTCCGCGCCGGCGTCGAGCGGGTGGTGCGCGTGGTGGGCGGGCCGGTGGGCATCCACACCCACAACGACAGCGAGCTGGCGGTGGCCAACGCCCTGGTGGCGGTGGAGGCCGGCTGCACCCACGTGCAGGGCACCATCAACGGCTACGGCGAGCGCTGCGGCAACGCCAACCTGTGCTCGGTGGTGGCCAACCTGCGGCTCAAGCTCGGCTACGAGGCCCTGCACCCCGAGGCCCTGGCGCGCCTGCGCGAGGTCAGCCACCTGGTGGCCGAGCTGGCCAACCTGGCACCGAACGACTACCAGCCCTACGTGGGGACCAACGCCTTCGCCCACAAGGGCGGCGTGCACGTGAGCGCCGTGATGGTCGACCCCGCGATGTACGAGCACGTGCCCCCGGCTGCGGTCGGCAATACCCGCCGGGTCGTCATGAGCGACCTCTCGGGACGGGCCAACGTGCTCTACAAGGCCGACGAGTTGGGGCTGGCCCTGGACCGCGACCACCCCGGCGTGCAGGCAGCCCTGCAGGACCTCAAGCGCCTGGAGCACGAGGGCTACCAGTTCGAGGGGGCCGAGGCGTCGTTCGAGCTGCTGCTGCGCCGCCGCGCGCTGGCGCACCGGCCCGCCTTCGAGATCAAAGCCTTTCACGTCGCCGTGGACCACGACGGCGGGCAGTGCGCGGCCCGTGCCATCGTGCGCGTGTCCGTGCGTGGCGAGGAGGCGGGGGCGTCTGCAGAGGGCAACGGGCCGGTCCACGCCCTCGACCGGGCGCTGCGCGCCGCGCTGGAGCGCTTCCATCCCGAGCTGGCGCGGGTGCGTCTGGTCGACTACAAGGTGCGCGTGCTCAACGCCGAGGCAGCCACCGCCGCGCGGGTGCGGGTGCTCATCACCTCGACCGACGGGACCCGCCGCTGGGGCACGGTGGGCGTCTCGGAGAACGTGGTGGCCGCCAGTGCCCAGGCGCTGGCGGACAGCCTGGAGTACGCGCTGCTGGTGGGCGCGGTGCAGCGGGCCTGA
- a CDS encoding PIN domain-containing protein — protein MDLVFLDANVLFSAAYRPTSRLRTLWTLQGIRLLTSAQAVEEARRNLDSPQQRAELMRLIEQMEVTAAPRRQRELPIDLPPDDRMVLLAAIEARATHFLTGDVRHFSGYYGMDVQEVRILTPAEYLRLRGEAVPGS, from the coding sequence GTGGATCTCGTCTTCCTGGATGCCAACGTGCTCTTCTCGGCGGCCTATCGTCCCACCAGCCGCCTTCGCACGCTGTGGACCCTGCAGGGGATCCGGCTCCTCACCTCCGCGCAGGCGGTAGAGGAAGCCCGGCGCAACCTCGATTCCCCTCAGCAACGCGCGGAGTTGATGCGGCTCATCGAGCAGATGGAGGTTACCGCGGCGCCTCGGCGGCAGCGAGAACTCCCGATCGACCTTCCCCCGGACGATCGCATGGTGCTGCTCGCGGCCATCGAGGCGCGGGCGACCCACTTTCTGACGGGGGACGTCCGTCACTTCTCCGGGTATTACGGCATGGACGTGCAGGAAGTCCGCATCTTGACGCCAGCTGAGTACCTCAGGCTGCGGGGCGAGGCGGTGCCGGGTTCTTAG
- a CDS encoding D-aminoacylase: protein MATFDLLIRGGRIVDGTGTPWYRADVGIASGRIAALGRLDGSDAREVLDAHDQVVAPGFIDVHTHSELRLLTDPLLPPKIRQGVTTEIIGLDGLSLAPLTDATATTLPARLAGLAGTADVAWTWRTVGEFLARLEAARPAPNVAYLAPHGTIRAAVAGFEARPLTADELRRAQGVLQAALEDGAVGFSTGLIYPPCSFADADELVALCAVAARVGAPFVVHVRNESEHVLEAMDEVLEVARRSGAPLHVSHLKAAGRRNWDKLTVVLERFDRARAAGVEVTFDQYPYAAGSTFLSALLPPWAHDGGTAALLERLRDPQTRRRLADELEQPGRWENFVYACGWEAVQVAAVRTDANRWCEGRRLPEIAAARGQSPAEALFDLLLEEDGAATMIVFWGEEARITEAMRHPLQMVGSDGIFGGKPHPRLYGTFPRVLGPYVRTGTLRLEDAVRRMTAGAAQRFGLVGRGLLVPGGWADVVVFDPVTVADRATYEEPHQYPVGIRHVLVNGIPVVRDGDVTGARPGRVLRWRQSA, encoded by the coding sequence ATGGCCACCTTCGACCTCCTCATCCGCGGCGGCCGGATCGTCGACGGCACCGGTACCCCGTGGTACCGCGCCGACGTCGGCATCGCCAGCGGCCGCATCGCCGCCCTGGGCCGTCTCGACGGCAGCGACGCCCGCGAGGTGCTCGACGCGCACGATCAGGTCGTCGCGCCGGGCTTCATCGACGTGCACACCCACTCCGAGCTGCGCCTGCTGACCGACCCGCTGCTGCCGCCCAAGATCCGCCAGGGCGTGACCACCGAGATCATCGGCCTCGACGGGCTCTCGCTGGCGCCGCTGACCGACGCCACCGCCACCACCCTCCCCGCGCGCCTGGCCGGGCTCGCCGGCACCGCCGACGTGGCGTGGACGTGGCGCACCGTGGGCGAGTTCCTGGCCCGACTGGAGGCCGCGCGCCCTGCCCCCAACGTCGCCTACCTGGCGCCCCACGGCACGATCCGCGCCGCCGTCGCCGGGTTCGAGGCCCGGCCGCTGACCGCCGACGAACTACGCCGGGCCCAGGGGGTGCTGCAGGCTGCCCTTGAGGACGGCGCCGTCGGGTTCTCGACCGGCCTGATCTACCCGCCGTGCAGTTTCGCCGACGCCGACGAGCTGGTCGCGCTGTGCGCGGTGGCGGCGCGCGTGGGGGCGCCCTTCGTGGTGCACGTGCGCAACGAGAGCGAGCACGTGCTCGAGGCCATGGACGAGGTGCTCGAGGTCGCGCGCCGCAGCGGGGCCCCCCTGCACGTGTCGCACCTGAAGGCCGCCGGCCGGCGCAACTGGGACAAGCTGACCGTGGTGCTCGAGCGCTTCGACCGCGCCCGCGCCGCCGGCGTCGAGGTCACCTTCGACCAGTACCCGTACGCGGCCGGCAGCACCTTTCTTAGCGCCCTGCTGCCGCCGTGGGCCCACGATGGCGGCACGGCAGCGCTGCTCGAGCGCCTGCGCGATCCCCAGACCCGCCGGCGGCTGGCCGACGAGCTCGAGCAGCCCGGCCGCTGGGAGAACTTCGTCTACGCCTGCGGGTGGGAGGCCGTGCAGGTAGCCGCCGTGCGCACCGACGCCAACCGGTGGTGCGAGGGGCGGCGGCTGCCCGAGATCGCGGCGGCCCGCGGCCAGTCCCCGGCCGAGGCGCTCTTCGACCTCCTCCTCGAGGAAGACGGCGCGGCCACCATGATCGTCTTCTGGGGCGAGGAGGCCCGCATCACCGAGGCGATGCGTCACCCCCTTCAGATGGTCGGCAGCGACGGCATCTTCGGCGGCAAGCCCCACCCGCGCCTGTACGGTACCTTCCCGCGGGTGCTGGGCCCCTACGTGCGCACCGGCACCCTGCGCCTGGAGGACGCCGTCCGGCGCATGACCGCCGGCGCCGCACAGCGCTTTGGTCTCGTCGGCCGCGGGCTGCTCGTGCCGGGCGGCTGGGCGGACGTCGTCGTCTTCGACCCCGTGACCGTGGCCGACCGCGCGACCTACGAGGAGCCCCACCAGTACCCGGTGGGCATCCGCCACGTGCTGGTCAACGGCATCCCCGTCGTGCGCGACGGCGACGTGACCGGCGCGCGGCCGGGGCGGGTGTTGCGGTGGCGACAGTCGGCGTGA
- the leuB gene encoding 3-isopropylmalate dehydrogenase, with product MRAEIVVLPGDGIGPEVTAEAVKVLRRVAERYGHQFVFTDVPFGSAAVAAGGDPLPAATLDACRRADAILLGAVGGPQWDGLPPDRRPEAGLLHLRRELQLFANLRPVRAFPGLHDASPLRPEVVAGTDLVIVRELAGGLYFGTPRGRSVRDGRRAAVDTLPYSEDEIARVARVAFEAARARRRHVTSVDKANVLHSSQLWREVVTEVARAYPDVTCEHALVDSTAMQLVRRPTAFDVVVTENMFGDILSDEAAGVVGSLGFLPSASLGEGTSLYEPVHGTAPDIAGQGIANPTGAILSAALLLRYALRLEREATAVEAAVEATLAAGVRTADVAAGRPAVSTAEFGDRVVGAIA from the coding sequence GTGCGCGCCGAGATCGTCGTCCTGCCCGGCGACGGGATCGGGCCCGAAGTCACCGCCGAAGCCGTCAAGGTGCTGCGCCGCGTGGCCGAGCGCTACGGCCACCAGTTCGTGTTCACCGACGTCCCGTTCGGCTCGGCAGCGGTCGCCGCCGGCGGCGATCCCCTGCCCGCGGCCACCCTCGACGCCTGCCGCCGCGCCGACGCCATCCTGCTGGGTGCCGTGGGCGGCCCCCAGTGGGACGGGCTTCCGCCCGACCGCCGCCCCGAGGCCGGGCTGCTGCACCTGCGCCGCGAGCTGCAGCTGTTCGCCAACCTGCGCCCCGTGCGCGCCTTCCCGGGGCTGCACGACGCCTCGCCGCTGCGGCCCGAGGTCGTGGCCGGCACCGACCTCGTCATCGTGCGCGAACTGGCCGGCGGGCTGTACTTCGGCACCCCGCGCGGCCGCAGCGTCCGCGACGGCCGGCGCGCCGCCGTCGACACGCTGCCCTACAGCGAGGACGAGATCGCCCGCGTGGCGCGAGTGGCGTTCGAGGCCGCGCGCGCCCGCCGGCGCCACGTCACCTCGGTCGACAAGGCCAACGTGCTGCACTCCTCCCAGCTGTGGCGCGAGGTCGTTACCGAGGTCGCGCGCGCCTACCCCGACGTCACCTGCGAGCACGCCCTGGTCGACAGCACCGCCATGCAGCTCGTCCGCCGCCCGACGGCCTTCGACGTGGTCGTCACCGAGAACATGTTCGGCGACATCTTGAGCGACGAGGCCGCGGGCGTGGTGGGCTCGCTGGGGTTCCTGCCGTCGGCCAGCCTGGGCGAGGGCACGTCGCTGTACGAACCCGTCCACGGCACCGCGCCCGACATCGCCGGCCAGGGCATCGCCAACCCCACCGGCGCCATCCTCTCAGCGGCGCTGCTGCTGCGGTACGCGCTGCGCCTCGAACGCGAGGCCACCGCGGTGGAAGCGGCGGTCGAGGCCACCCTGGCCGCGGGGGTCCGCACCGCGGACGTGGCGGCCGGGCGGCCGGCGGTGTCGACGGCGGAGTTCGGGGACCGGGTGGTGGGGGCGATCGCCTGA
- a CDS encoding 3-isopropylmalate dehydratase small subunit, with amino-acid sequence MTHRGTAWRLGDHIDTDVIIPARYLVTADPTVLAAHCFEDLDPTLASRIQPGDVIVAGENFGQGSSREHAPIAIKGLGVACVIARSYARIFFRNAFNIGLPLLECRDLPDVTDTGDVLVVDTETGRIVNETKGTTHQAAPLPEFMRRLVAAGGIIEYVRQQVASGQLRREGAGGRGPAGGA; translated from the coding sequence ATGACGCATCGGGGCACCGCCTGGCGGCTGGGCGACCACATCGACACCGACGTCATCATCCCCGCGCGCTACCTCGTGACCGCCGACCCCACGGTCCTGGCGGCGCACTGCTTCGAGGATCTCGACCCCACGCTCGCGAGCCGCATCCAGCCGGGCGACGTCATCGTGGCCGGCGAGAACTTCGGGCAGGGCTCCTCCCGCGAGCACGCGCCGATCGCCATCAAGGGCCTGGGCGTGGCCTGCGTCATCGCCCGGTCGTACGCCCGCATCTTCTTCCGCAACGCCTTCAACATCGGGCTGCCCCTGCTCGAGTGCCGCGACCTGCCCGACGTGACCGACACCGGCGACGTGCTGGTCGTCGACACCGAGACCGGGCGCATCGTCAACGAGACGAAGGGCACGACCCACCAGGCCGCGCCGCTGCCCGAGTTCATGCGCCGGCTGGTGGCGGCGGGCGGCATCATCGAGTACGTGCGCCAGCAGGTCGCCAGCGGGCAGCTGCGGCGGGAGGGGGCGGGGGGCCGTGGGCCGGCCGGCGGCGCCTGA
- the leuC gene encoding 3-isopropylmalate dehydratase large subunit — translation MGMTLTEKILAAHADLPRVRPGDLVEARVDFCFANDITAPLAIREFERTGVETVFDPDRVALVPDHYAPNKDIASAEQCKIMREFARRHALPHYFEVGRAGIAHVLLAEQGFVLPGEVFVGADSHTCNHGALGAFATGVGSSDLAAVMATGRLWFRVPETLRFVFRGRPAPWVTGKDLVLRIIGDIGVDGARYCAMEFAGEALRHLTMDERFSITNMAVEAGGKNGIMEPDDVVLDWVRPRARRPFTPVFADPDAEYARVVEYDTSRLEPVVSAPSSPGNVVPVREAAGVPVDQVFIGTCTNGRLEDLRVAARLLEGRSVHPRTRMLVIPATPAIYRQALEEGLIKIFLDAGAVVSASTCGPCIGGHMGVLAAGEVCVSTSSRNFVGRMGHRESKVYLSGPAVAAASAVLGRLAHPDEVLGKTAAGVGR, via the coding sequence ATGGGCATGACGCTGACCGAGAAGATCCTGGCCGCGCACGCCGACCTGCCCCGGGTGCGTCCGGGCGACCTGGTCGAGGCCCGGGTCGACTTCTGCTTCGCCAACGACATCACGGCGCCGCTGGCGATCCGCGAGTTCGAGCGGACCGGCGTGGAAACCGTGTTCGACCCCGACCGGGTCGCCCTGGTGCCCGACCACTACGCGCCCAACAAGGACATCGCCTCGGCCGAGCAGTGCAAGATCATGCGCGAGTTCGCCCGTCGCCACGCGCTGCCGCACTACTTCGAGGTGGGGCGGGCGGGCATCGCGCACGTGCTGCTGGCCGAGCAGGGATTCGTGCTGCCCGGCGAGGTGTTCGTCGGCGCCGACTCCCACACGTGCAACCACGGGGCCCTGGGCGCGTTCGCCACCGGCGTGGGGTCCTCCGACCTGGCGGCGGTGATGGCCACCGGGCGCCTGTGGTTCCGCGTGCCCGAGACCCTGCGCTTCGTCTTCCGGGGCCGTCCCGCGCCCTGGGTGACCGGCAAGGACCTGGTGCTGCGCATCATCGGCGACATCGGCGTCGACGGCGCGCGCTACTGCGCCATGGAGTTCGCCGGCGAGGCGCTGCGCCACCTCACCATGGACGAGCGGTTCAGCATCACCAACATGGCGGTCGAGGCCGGCGGCAAGAACGGCATCATGGAGCCCGACGACGTGGTGCTCGACTGGGTGCGGCCCCGGGCGCGGCGGCCGTTTACGCCGGTGTTCGCCGACCCCGACGCCGAGTACGCCCGGGTGGTCGAGTACGACACCAGCCGCCTCGAGCCGGTGGTCTCGGCGCCCTCGTCGCCGGGCAACGTCGTGCCCGTGCGCGAGGCGGCGGGCGTGCCGGTCGACCAGGTGTTCATCGGCACGTGCACCAACGGCCGGCTCGAGGACCTGCGGGTGGCCGCGCGCCTGCTGGAGGGCCGCAGCGTGCACCCGCGCACCCGCATGCTGGTGATCCCGGCCACGCCCGCCATCTACCGGCAGGCGCTGGAGGAAGGGCTCATCAAGATCTTCCTCGACGCCGGCGCGGTGGTCAGCGCGTCGACCTGCGGGCCGTGCATCGGCGGGCACATGGGGGTGCTGGCGGCCGGCGAGGTGTGCGTCTCGACCTCGTCGCGCAACTTCGTGGGCCGCATGGGCCACCGCGAGAGCAAGGTCTACCTCTCGGGGCCGGCCGTCGCCGCCGCCAGCGCCGTGCTGGGCCGGCTGGCGCACCCCGACGAGGTGCTGGGGAAGACGGCGGCGGGGGTGGGAAGATGA
- a CDS encoding 2-isopropylmalate synthase, whose protein sequence is MDDHVRIFDTTLRDGEQSPGFSMTPAEKLELARQLEALRVDVIEAGFPISSPGDLEGVRTIARELREVTVAGLARANPKDVEAAIEALRPAARPRVHVFIATSPIHMRDKLRMRPDEVVAAADAAVRQARRFCDDVEFSAEDATRSEIDFLCRIFDVAIRAGATTINVPDTVGYTTPGEYAALFQTLRARIPDSDKVVWSVHCHNDLGLAVANSLAGVGAGARQVECTINGIGERAGNAALEEIVMALRTRRDVFKLATRVDTTKLYRTSRLLTAITGIAVQPNKAVVGENAFAHEAGIHQHGVLVNRATYEIMRPEDVGLPTNRLVLGKHSGRHAFRKALEDHGVRLDEEALSRAFQRFKEVADRKKQVTLDDILALVDEEVRHDVPARFVLRAFQVSTGTASAPAATVTLETPGGVVTEAGTGDGPVDALCAAVNRLTGTAAQLVDYAIRAVTGGTDALGEVTVRVRDGAVVVTGRASSTDILEASVRAYLDAINRLVAAREAAERTGTPAWA, encoded by the coding sequence ATGGACGACCACGTGCGCATCTTCGACACGACCCTGCGGGACGGCGAGCAGTCCCCCGGCTTCTCCATGACGCCGGCCGAGAAGCTCGAGCTCGCCCGTCAGCTCGAGGCGTTGCGCGTGGACGTCATCGAGGCGGGGTTCCCCATCTCCTCACCCGGTGATCTCGAGGGCGTGCGCACCATCGCCCGCGAGCTCCGCGAGGTGACCGTCGCCGGCCTGGCCCGCGCCAACCCCAAGGACGTGGAGGCGGCCATCGAGGCGCTGCGGCCCGCGGCCCGACCCCGGGTGCACGTCTTCATCGCCACCTCGCCGATCCACATGCGCGACAAGCTGCGCATGCGCCCCGACGAGGTGGTCGCGGCGGCCGACGCGGCCGTGCGGCAGGCCCGCCGCTTCTGCGACGACGTGGAGTTCTCGGCCGAGGACGCCACCCGCTCCGAGATCGACTTCCTCTGCCGCATCTTCGACGTGGCGATCCGGGCCGGCGCCACCACCATCAACGTGCCCGACACCGTGGGCTACACCACCCCGGGCGAGTACGCCGCGCTGTTCCAGACGCTGCGGGCGCGCATCCCCGACAGCGACAAGGTCGTCTGGAGCGTCCACTGCCACAACGACCTGGGCCTGGCCGTGGCCAACTCGCTGGCGGGCGTGGGCGCCGGGGCCCGGCAGGTGGAGTGCACCATCAACGGCATCGGCGAGCGCGCGGGCAACGCGGCCCTCGAGGAGATCGTCATGGCCCTGCGCACGCGCCGCGACGTCTTCAAGCTGGCGACCCGCGTGGACACCACCAAGCTCTACCGCACCAGCCGCCTGCTGACGGCCATCACCGGCATCGCCGTGCAGCCCAACAAGGCCGTCGTCGGCGAGAACGCCTTCGCCCACGAGGCGGGCATCCACCAGCACGGCGTGCTGGTCAACCGCGCCACCTACGAGATCATGCGCCCCGAGGACGTCGGCCTGCCCACCAACCGCCTGGTGCTGGGCAAGCACTCGGGCCGCCACGCCTTCCGCAAGGCATTGGAAGACCACGGGGTGCGGCTCGACGAGGAGGCGCTCAGCCGTGCCTTCCAGCGCTTCAAAGAGGTCGCCGACCGCAAGAAGCAGGTGACCCTCGACGACATCCTGGCGCTGGTCGACGAAGAGGTCCGCCACGACGTGCCGGCGCGGTTCGTGCTGCGGGCCTTCCAGGTCTCCACCGGCACCGCCTCCGCCCCGGCCGCCACGGTCACCCTGGAGACGCCCGGGGGCGTGGTGACCGAGGCGGGCACCGGCGACGGGCCGGTCGACGCGTTGTGCGCCGCGGTGAACCGACTGACGGGCACCGCGGCCCAGCTGGTCGACTACGCCATCCGCGCGGTCACCGGCGGCACCGACGCCCTGGGCGAGGTCACGGTGCGGGTGCGCGACGGCGCGGTGGTGGTGACCGGCCGCGCCAGCAGCACCGACATCCTCGAGGCCAGCGTGCGGGCCTACCTCGACGCCATCAACCGGCTGGTGGCCGCGCGCGAGGCCGCCGAGCGCACGGGGACCCCGGCATGGGCATGA
- the ilvN gene encoding acetolactate synthase small subunit, which produces MSDPHAATISVLVQNVPGVLVRVAGLIRRRGVNIHSLSVGPTEDPSISRMTIVVDTPPDRTESFAKQLRKLVEVLRATAVDGTPTVDRELALVKVNVTPGTRLEIMEIANVFRASVVDLTDRTLTLEVTGRSEKVDAIVELLKKYGIREMARTGQVTLVRGPQNT; this is translated from the coding sequence ATGAGCGACCCACACGCGGCGACCATCTCGGTGCTGGTGCAGAACGTGCCCGGCGTCCTGGTGCGCGTGGCCGGGTTGATCCGCCGGCGCGGGGTGAACATCCACAGCCTCTCGGTGGGGCCCACCGAGGACCCGTCGATCTCGCGCATGACCATCGTCGTGGACACCCCGCCCGACCGCACCGAGTCGTTCGCCAAGCAGCTGCGCAAGCTGGTGGAGGTGCTGCGGGCCACGGCGGTGGACGGCACCCCCACCGTCGACCGCGAGCTGGCGCTGGTGAAGGTGAACGTCACGCCGGGCACCCGCCTGGAGATCATGGAGATCGCCAACGTCTTCCGGGCCAGCGTCGTCGACCTGACCGACCGGACGCTGACCCTCGAGGTCACCGGGCGCAGCGAGAAGGTCGACGCCATCGTCGAGCTGCTCAAGAAGTACGGCATCCGGGAGATGGCCCGCACCGGCCAGGTGACCCTGGTGCGGGGGCCGCAGAACACGTAG